The Methanobacterium sp. DNA segment CCAAAAATAGTTAATGTTGGGAATGGTGGATTCATTTCTACTAATGATAATGATATTTTTAGAAAATCTAAATTTATTTTAAAATCTTTAAGGGCAAATCCTGTCACCTGCGCAGGAATAGCTGAAGAAATCAAAAATGCGCCGGAAATACTGTCAAAAACAATAGAAGCATGTAACATAATTAAAAAAGAGTTTGAATCAGCTATATATTCTGATAAAAGAGGTATAACCATTGCTTTAAAAACAGATAATCCTAAAGAAGATGGTTATGAACTTAGAAAAAAACTAAATGCAGAAGGAAGAAGTATTGTAACAACATGCCCTAGATATGATCGTGTTATGATTGATGCAGTTTGTATTGAGATTAAAAATCTTGATCCTGGATGTCTGGAAAATGAAATAATTACAGAAATTATTCAAATGATTAATGGTCTAATTGAATAATTAATCTGTGATTTATAACTAATTTTAAGATTCAAGTATCAAAAGAGAAGTTCTTTCAACCATTACATTTTCAATATTTCCTGCTGTCTTAAGTTCATTATCAGAAATTTTATAGATATTTTTTAAAGTATTTTCATCAGAATCCAGTACACTATCATCCCGTTTATTTAATAATGCCCCTAATTTATTTATTATATCTTCATCACAACCTACAGCAACTGCACATATACTCATATGGCCCACTTTTACCCCTAAAATATCAAGGGCCTTCGATATTTGTCGCTGAGCTGATGCACGCACACATATTTCAAGTCCAAGATCTTTAGCAATATTTTCATTTCTTTCAAATGCTTTAATTGCATGGACTGTAGCATGGAGTAAATGTTCACTTCCCGCTATTCCATCAGCATTTAAAAGTTGTAAAGTGCAATCTTTGCTTATTTGATTTATTTCATTCATTAAATCATTAAAATCATTTATATTATGCTTGAATC contains these protein-coding regions:
- a CDS encoding cell wall biogenesis protein, with the protein product PKIVNVGNGGFISTNDNDIFRKSKFILKSLRANPVTCAGIAEEIKNAPEILSKTIEACNIIKKEFESAIYSDKRGITIALKTDNPKEDGYELRKKLNAEGRSIVTTCPRYDRVMIDAVCIEIKNLDPGCLENEIITEIIQMINGLIE
- the cgi121 gene encoding KEOPS complex subunit Cgi121, which translates into the protein MDSNEYNIQIAGFKHNINDFNDLMNEINQISKDCTLQLLNADGIAGSEHLLHATVHAIKAFERNENIAKDLGLEICVRASAQRQISKALDILGVKVGHMSICAVAVGCDEDIINKLGALLNKRDDSVLDSDENTLKNIYKISDNELKTAGNIENVMVERTSLLILES